Within the Bacteroidales bacterium genome, the region GTTCACATGCGCAATGCGGGTTCGATGCTTACCGTGCGACAACATTCAGATAGTTGACAATACGTATAATATTTATTAAATTTGTACGTAAAACTGTCCTGGATTATTTAACAGTCTCATAAAGCAATGAATACAAAGTTAACCTTGACCGTTGAGCGCGAAGTGGTTGAAAGGGCGAAGAAATATGCCAGAAAAGAGGGCAGGAGCCTCTCTGACATCGTTGAGAGTTATCTTAAAGCCCTTTCTTCAGAAACGAATAAAAAAGGAAAAAGAACGGGTTTCCTTGTTCAATCATTGCGTGGCTCTTTCAAGGCACCAAAAAAGGTAAACTACAAAGCACAGTTGTCTGAAATTCTCTATAATAAGTATCTGAAGGATGAATAATCTGCTGATCGATACCGATGTGATTCTTGATTTTTTCTTCGATCGTATGCCTCATTCAGAATATGCTGCCATGGTATTATCTCTTTGTGAACAGAATGAAATCAATGGGTTTGTCACTCCGGTTATCTGTTGCAATGTATATTACCTCTTACGGCAAACGGCTCCTCATGCCAAAGTCATTGGAAAAATGCGGCAATTGCTTTCCATTCTTGATATATTGCCCATGGACAGAAATGTAGTAATGCAGGCAATTGATTCCGGATTTGGTGATTTCGAAGATGCTTTGCAGAATTATTCTGCTCTTGAATACGGAAAAATTGATGTCGTAATAACACGGAACGTTAAGGATTACAGAAAAAGTAGCCTGGGTGTTTTTACACCGGAACATTTTTTAAAAGTCTTCGAAGCACAAAGGAAATAAGGGTCATAAATCTGTTTTTACATTATTAACTTTATTGCGTCGTAGTTAATAAAAAGGGAGAACGAATTAAGGGAAAATAAACTTCAGGAATGCATGATGTAATGGGCTCTATGCAGCAACTGGGGAAAATATTGATACTGGCAGGTATTTTATTGATGATAGCCGGTGCTCTTCTTCTGATTCCCGGTAACAAGCTGGGATGGATGGGGCATTTGCCGGGCGACATCCGCATTGAACGGGAAAATTTCCGGTTTTATTTTCCTGTTACAACCTTAATCATTATTTCACTTATCCTTAACTTTGTTTTCTGGGTAATTCGTAAATTGCACTAGCCTCTGCCATGGTTTGGCCGATGAAGGATCAGTGGCAGTGTCTGTTATGAATTTTTAATAACTATAAACACCATGAAACACTTTTGGAACATACTTTTTGTTTTCATTTTCCTTCTATTTGCAGGCTGTGCCGGGAATGCAGGACGAAATGCCGGAGACGACAAGAATGCATTGCATCTGGTTTTTATGACCGACATCCATATCACTTCCGACCTGGATGCTGCAAGGGGCTTTCAGATGGCAATTGATACCATTAACAAGCTGAATCCGGATGCAGTGATTACCGGAGGGGATCTGGTGATGGATGCTTTGCAGGCCACGGAAGAAAAGGCCGATAGTTTGTACGATCTCTATCTTTCGCTCGCAAAAGGGATTCGTCCTCCCCTTTACAATACCCCCGGAAATCATGAAATGCTGGGCTGGGAAGATGAAAAGAAAGTTTCTCTATCAAATCCATTGTCGGGCGACGGCATGTACCGTAAGAAAATAGGATCACCTTATTATTCCTTCGAATTGAAGGGCTGGAAGTTCTTTGTTCTGAATTCAGTGGCGCACAGGGAAGGTGGTTATACGGGAAGGGTGAGTGAGGAACAGCTGCGGTGGCTGAAGGAAGAAGTTGGTAAGACGGATTCCCTCATGCCCCTGGTTATTGTTACGCATATTCCTTTACTTACGGGTTATACGCAGTTTTTCAAGGGTGCTACTGCCTGCAATGAAGAAGGGCTTGTAGTGGCCAATAGCCGCGAAGTTCTGGACATTTTTACCGGGCATAATTTGAAGCTGGTCCTTCAGGGACATTTGCATTTTCTGGAAGACAATTATTTGAGCGGAATTCATTTTATCACGGGCGGGGCGGTTTGTTCCGGCTGGTGGAGGCATAAGTACCATGGACTGGAAGAAGGGTTCCTTGATATGGTTCTCACTCCCGATAAAATCAACTGGAAGTACATTGATTACGGTTGGGAGCCGAAACAATAGAACCGAGGCAGTTAAAATGTTCTCGCATATCTGTTTCTGTGTTTCGTTTTGAGAAATGGATAATAAATCTTTGGGAAATGGTCTGACCCCCTATAAAACTAGACTAAAAGTACAAAAATAAAATCGTACTTTTATACTTATGGTAAAACAACTTCACAAACGGACACCTCAGGAAAAAGAAAAGATCATACTGGATATCCGGAGCCTTGGGGTTATTGCAGGCTGCCGCAAACACGGCATATCGAAAAGCTTGTATTATTATTGGGTTAACAAGTATCAAGCATCTGGGATCGAAGGATTGGAGGATCGGCGGGGAAAGAACATGGATGCTCATATCAAAAGGTTAGAGAAAGAGATCCGTATATTAAAGGAACTACTTGCAAAACAGGAACTTGAATCGAAACTAAAGGACGAGCTTTTAAAAAAGAAGTTTGGTCTGCCAGGGAAAAAAGAGAAGTAATCTGCAGGTATGTTGCAAAGGGGATCAGAACAGCTGAAGCTGTAAGGATAGCCGGAATGAAGAAGAGCACATATTACTGTAAACCCAACGGAAGGCCAAAAGTTCCATTTGTGAGTTGTGAGTTGTGATTTGTGATTTTAGATTTTTGATTTGAGCTCTGGGCAATGGGCTGGGGTCTGGTATTTGTGAGTTGTGATTTGTGAGTTGTGATTTGAGATTTTACTGTGAAGAAGAGTAAACAATTGGGTAGAACGTTAAGCGGAGAATAAACTGATGAACGGTATTTCTTTACGCTTTACACTCTTTCCCCGTTAGGGGATGAAGGACAATAGATTTGACGATCCAAACCTAATCTTCTTCCCCGTCAGGGGATTAAGGACAATGGCAACATATTCAGGAGTTCCAGAGTTCCAGAGTTGCAAGGTTCCAGGGTTCCAAAGTTCCAGAGTTCCAATGTTTCAAAGTTCCAGCTTAGAGCGTTGAGCCTATAGCGTAAAGACAATAGCAAATGACGAACGGTAAAAAACAGGAACATCATTCCCACAGAACCGGGGTTACGGAATAATCTTTCCCATACGTAACCAGGTATAATGAGTGCTTGGAATACCCGGCACAGTTTGAACTCCGGTAAAAACGAAAGTCGCCTTGCAAGCCTTTCAGGTATGGATTAAAGCATTCACGCAACGATTTCCCGTAGCGGAATGCCTGAGGAATAATCATACAGGCCATATCGTACCCCATCATGGCAAAATGCATGCCTCTGCTGTTCATTTTTGTCGGATAAAAGCCAAATGTATTACGGAATCGGTTAATAAATTCCCTTACGTCCGGATTACGGTAATCGACCAGATAGGGTGTGAAATAATGCAGTTGCAACTGATGAAAATAGGCGGCATCAATACTGGCAAAGTTGTTCCAGGAAGGTGAACCAAGAACAATAACCGGATAATTTCTGGACAGAAGAATCAGATTCCGGAGTACTTCTCCCGCATATTCCTCCCTGTCGGACAGTATCATCACCACGTTGGAATCATTTTTTGCAAAATACGGTTCAAAATTGGCCAGGGCAGTATCATTCTGTACAGCTTCCATTATTTTTTGTTCCGGCAGGAGATTTCTCAGTTTCACGAGGGTTCTTAATGAGGCTGAGTCGGCAGGATGAACAACGACCAGCCGGGAATAATGCTTTGATCTGAACCAATTTGCCCAGGAAGCAAGAATGGTTTGTTGAGAAGGCTCAAATGACACAAAACGGAATGATTGGGAGTCGGCCATAGTGTTTGGGAAAACCGGTGTTATGAGTGATATTTTCTGCTGGAAGCAAAACGTGTCAAGGGCAATTATGCGGTTGTCTGCAACAGGGCTGATGACGACATCGGGTTTGGCTGATTCGATCCGGGAGAGCATGGAGCCCGTTATTACAGGCACACTGCCCAGGTCACCTGCGGTTAGCTTCAGGGAATACCCGTTTTTTTGCATTTGCCGGGCACCAAGAAGGAACCCGAGATAGTATTCATACCACCCGTTTTTCAGCAGAGTTTCTGATGTGCTCCGGAATGCTAATGAGGGATCACTGGACAACAGGGTATCATTAATCTCTGCAATGCCCCTGTCAATATTAAACGGAAGGAGGAGGTACAGCGACAGCGGTCCTTTGTGCGGCAGAAGATAGGAAGAGTCGCAGGTGCAGGTATCGGGTAAAGGGTAGAAATGGGATGCTCTGCTAAAAGAAATGGTGTCAGATGAAACAGCCGGAGTAACAGGTACAATGACGCCTGAAAAAGGCATATGTTCCCTCTTTTGCAGTGGAATAAGAATGGTGTCGCCGGCTTTCAGCCCCCTCCATACGGCACCGCCATTGGCCAGAATGATTTCAGACGGGGTGGTGTTCCAGCGGCGGGAAAGGGAGTAGAGAGTTTCTCCCTGGCCGACGATATACCGTGTTGAATCAAGCTGGCGACCGGTAATAATACCTTCTCCTTTTTCTGCCATTCCGGGAGCTGTCCGGAGAATGCTCTTAGGAATTTTAAGTACCTGGTTTACCTGAAGTGCACTGTATTTTACTTCCGGATTATATTCTGCAATCAGATCAACGGTAATCCCATAAAATTTTGCCAGCGAAAAGAGCGTTTCCCCTTTGTTTACTATGTGAAAAACATAAACCGAAGTATCACCCGGGAGAGGTTTTTCCTGCACAGGGCCTCTTTCCGGTATTTTAAGAACCATTCCTTCTTTCAGTCCCTCTTCGAGGCCGGGATTCTCCTTACGGAGTTCAGCTTCTGACACATTATAAACCCGGCAAAGGGAATAGATTGTTTCCCCTTTCTGCACGGAATGAAGGTAATAGACCTGCCCCTTCAGCAAAACCTTGTTACGTGACCGCTGAACCTGCACAGCCGGCTCCTGTGGAATTCCATAAGGCAGGATAAATACGGAAAGAAGCAAACAGAAAAGCAACCGAATCAGGGGAGACTTCATGACCGCCAGCTTCAGTGAGATTTGATAAAATCAAGAATATTACGGTGTATGCGATTTTCTATTCCGGTGGTATCGGTTCGTACAAATTTTTCTCCGGTAATGTTCTCATAGAGCTCAATATACCGGTCACTGACCTGCTGAACAAAGGCATCGGTCATTTCCGGTACTTTCTGTCCTTCTTTTCCCTGAAAATTGTTCTCAATCAGCCACTGACGGACAAACTCCTTGGAAAGCTGTTTCTGAGGTTCTCCCTTGCGGAGCCGCTCTTCATAACCTTCAGCGTAAAAATACCGGGAAGAATCGGGGGTATTGATTTCGTCAATCAGAATGATTTTATCATCCACTTTGCCGAACTCATATTTTGTGTCCACCAGGATAAGCCCTTTCCGGGCGGCCATTTCCGATCCTCTGCGGAAGAGCTTATAGGTGTATTCTTCCATCAGAAAATAATCTTTTTCGCTTACCAGCCCCTGGGCAATAATTTCTTCCCTTGAAATATCGAGATCGTGGCCTGTTTCTGCCTTGGTAGTGGGGGTGATAATCGGTTCGGGAAATTTTTCATTTTCGCGCATACCTTCCGGAAGGGGCACACCGCATAAGGTTCTTTTTCCGGCCTTGTACTCCCGCCAGGCGTGGCCGGTAAGGTATCCGCGGATTACCATTTCCACCTTAACCGGTTGGGCCAGAAGACCGACCATAACCATAGGATCGGGTGTTGCAAGCTTCCAGTTTGGCACAATGTCGGCTGTTGCATCCAGAAATTTGGAGGCAATCTGGTTGAGCACTTGTCCTTTGTACGGAATGCCGCGGGGCAATACCACATCGAATGCTGAAATGCGGTCAGTGACCACCATTACAAGGTATCTGTTCTCAATGGTGTAAACATCGCGAACTTTACCAACGTATTTGGCTGTCTGGCGTGGAAGTTGAAAATCTGTTTTAACAAGCGCTTCTGCCATATTCTAAAGGGTTAATTGTTATCTTTCTTTTTGCTGTATGCTTCGACGATGTACTTCACCAGCCGGTGCCGGATGATGTCGCGCACATCAAATTCAACGACGGAAATACCGGGAATATTTTGCAGGAGGTTAAGCGCTACGATAAGGCCGCTGGCTGTTTTTTCGGGGAGGTCGATCTGGGTTATATCTCCGGTTACGATGAATTTGGCGTTCTTCCCCATACGGGTGAGGAACATTTTCAGCTGGTTTACTGTGGTATTCTGTGCTTCATCGAGAATAACAAAGGCATTGCTCAGGGTGCGCCCGCGCATGTAGGCAAGTGGGGCAATCTGGATAATCCCTTCTTCGAGAAGTCCGGCAAGTTTTCGTGCCGGAATCATGTCATTGAGGGCATCATAGAGCGGCTGCAGGTAGGGATCGAGTTT harbors:
- a CDS encoding phosphoribosylaminoimidazolesuccinocarboxamide synthase, with the protein product MAEALVKTDFQLPRQTAKYVGKVRDVYTIENRYLVMVVTDRISAFDVVLPRGIPYKGQVLNQIASKFLDATADIVPNWKLATPDPMVMVGLLAQPVKVEMVIRGYLTGHAWREYKAGKRTLCGVPLPEGMRENEKFPEPIITPTTKAETGHDLDISREEIIAQGLVSEKDYFLMEEYTYKLFRRGSEMAARKGLILVDTKYEFGKVDDKIILIDEINTPDSSRYFYAEGYEERLRKGEPQKQLSKEFVRQWLIENNFQGKEGQKVPEMTDAFVQQVSDRYIELYENITGEKFVRTDTTGIENRIHRNILDFIKSH
- a CDS encoding transposase, producing the protein MVKQLHKRTPQEKEKIILDIRSLGVIAGCRKHGISKSLYYYWVNKYQASGIEGLEDRRGKNMDAHIKRLEKEIRILKELLAKQELESKLKDELLKKKFGLPGKKEK
- a CDS encoding LysM peptidoglycan-binding domain-containing protein, whose amino-acid sequence is MKSPLIRLLFCLLLSVFILPYGIPQEPAVQVQRSRNKVLLKGQVYYLHSVQKGETIYSLCRVYNVSEAELRKENPGLEEGLKEGMVLKIPERGPVQEKPLPGDTSVYVFHIVNKGETLFSLAKFYGITVDLIAEYNPEVKYSALQVNQVLKIPKSILRTAPGMAEKGEGIITGRQLDSTRYIVGQGETLYSLSRRWNTTPSEIILANGGAVWRGLKAGDTILIPLQKREHMPFSGVIVPVTPAVSSDTISFSRASHFYPLPDTCTCDSSYLLPHKGPLSLYLLLPFNIDRGIAEINDTLLSSDPSLAFRSTSETLLKNGWYEYYLGFLLGARQMQKNGYSLKLTAGDLGSVPVITGSMLSRIESAKPDVVISPVADNRIIALDTFCFQQKISLITPVFPNTMADSQSFRFVSFEPSQQTILASWANWFRSKHYSRLVVVHPADSASLRTLVKLRNLLPEQKIMEAVQNDTALANFEPYFAKNDSNVVMILSDREEYAGEVLRNLILLSRNYPVIVLGSPSWNNFASIDAAYFHQLQLHYFTPYLVDYRNPDVREFINRFRNTFGFYPTKMNSRGMHFAMMGYDMACMIIPQAFRYGKSLRECFNPYLKGLQGDFRFYRSSNCAGYSKHSLYLVTYGKDYSVTPVLWE
- a CDS encoding DUF2905 domain-containing protein; its protein translation is MGSMQQLGKILILAGILLMIAGALLLIPGNKLGWMGHLPGDIRIERENFRFYFPVTTLIIISLILNFVFWVIRKLH
- a CDS encoding PIN domain-containing protein, with the protein product MNNLLIDTDVILDFFFDRMPHSEYAAMVLSLCEQNEINGFVTPVICCNVYYLLRQTAPHAKVIGKMRQLLSILDILPMDRNVVMQAIDSGFGDFEDALQNYSALEYGKIDVVITRNVKDYRKSSLGVFTPEHFLKVFEAQRK